Proteins found in one Planococcus citri chromosome 2, ihPlaCitr1.1, whole genome shotgun sequence genomic segment:
- the LOC135837310 gene encoding uncharacterized protein LOC135837310, whose amino-acid sequence MCSCSTMKIIFFILLQLTGIYEYSTQEISLENDITKHIDKWVTTIFNTSIISEENAVKTISEIHKTELNELKYNNISNQGHNLHPKCIFQNVVYYDYDSSLDWCYGIQIEWKSYESKIIRAFFDFLHFDMDALVKTGEGNYKESSQVPIEVTFRNVTSTASRLYTRDNGLKITYSYDFTHSSVDYRTKSAEDKKQLDRVILPILPTILRDQHVSTNQKTIRELEDVFQEYEKPSLEMISTRPDFLSNPQKYYYLIPRTPIFCFILKRIVIHGISNFESYKTHCELYIHTYRDEIFTHTLLIRNLQGSMTLDYQSEKEKALKLNFQVDCFNLTKKDDTYCVHGHAKDYTITRANTNVSLSSLQSEVIMNRLESALASALSGLPSMKIGQICDVEIPIEKIETSNCSDWETMKESYKEWIPFNDDEVIKRQQFE is encoded by the exons ATGTGTTCATGCAGCACAATgaagataatattttttatactgCTCCAATTGACAG GTATTTACGAGTATTCAACCCAGGAAATCAGTTTGGAAAATGACATCACGAAACATATAGACAAGTGGGTGACCACCATATTTAATACAAGCATAATTAGTGAAGAAAATGCAGTTAAAACGATTTCCGAAATACACAAAACTGAATTGAACGAATTGAAATACAATAACATCAGCAACCAAGGACACAATTTGCACCCAAAATGCATCTTCCAAAATGTTgtttattacgattacgattctTCTCTGGATTGGTGTTATGGAATACAAATCGAATGGAAATCTTATGAAAGTAAAATTATA AGGGCATTCTTCGATTTCCTCCACTTTGACATGGACGCGCTGGTAAAGACTGGTGAGGGCAACTACAAAGAATCTTCACAAGTTCCTATAGAAGTAACGTTCCGTAATGTCACATCAACTGCTTCGAGATTGTACACAAGAGATAATGGTTTGAAAATCACCTACTCGTACGATTTTACCCATAGTTCCGTCGACTATCGCACTAAGTCAGCGGAAGATAAAAAACAGCTAGATCGAGTAATCTTACCAATTTTACCAACCATTTTACGAGACCAGCATGTAAGTACCAATCAAAAAACCATTCGGGAACTCGAAGACGTCTTCCAAGAGTATGAGAAGCCGAGCCTAGAAATGATTTCAACGCGGCCGGATTTCTTAAGCAACCCACAAAAATATTACTACCTCATACCGAGAACACCCATTTTCTGTTTCATTCTAAAACGTATCGTTATCCATGGGATATCGAATTTTGAATCGTATAAAACTCACTGCGAGCTTTACATTCATACATATCgggatgaaattttcacacacACTTTACTCATAAGAAATCTTCAAGGAAGTATGACTTTGGATTACCAATCTGAGAAAGAAAAggctttaaaattgaatttccaagtAGATTGCTTCAACTTGACGAAAAAGGATGATACATATTGCGTTCACGGCCACGCAAAAGATTACACAATTACTCGAGCAAACACAAACGTCTCGTTGAGTAGCCTTCAGTCAGAGGTGATTATGAATCGACTGGAATCAGCACTTGCTTCTGCATTATCGGGACTACCATCAATGAAAA ttggacAAATCTGTGACGTAGAAATACcgatagaaaaaattgaaacttcaaacTGTTCGGATTGGGAAACAATGAAAGAATCTTATAAAGAATGGATCCCATTCAATGACGACGAAGTAATCAAAAGACaacaatttgagtaa
- the LOC135837314 gene encoding uncharacterized protein LOC135837314: protein MKSFTSKMYFCNTIRIIVFILFQLKGIFSKQELCLENDITKHIDKWVTSIFSIDSENAIKLISAMKDYKPKEFETDIENNVNHFHDKFFFQNVSFQLEEESEYDSDGPESPQIHRKFPENEMSIFLQDLLVRIWGTIGTVKNEAFTDFNTTLYLENYTFTAVASRMNDKLVVYNTTFGGYCHELMDDEDVYWTNQNLTDEDKEQLARELKPLLPEMLSENMKNNPEVAFHLDDIFDTYEKPRKKIISEHPNFLTNPQQYYYLIPKIPFYCFVLRRVVIHGLSNFESFKNHEDYTIFTHTLLVRNVQGRMTLYYRTKEETPLELSFHIDCLFVSKTDDIECAHAQAKYYSITRTKTNVTLSARQSEVIMNGLESAIASSLLPTMEVGKICDLETPLDKIKISNGSDWKTIKQSYKGWIPFNDD, encoded by the exons ATGAAAAGCTTCACatccaaaatgtatttttgcaaCACAATAAGAATCatagttttcattttgtttcaactgAAAG gtattttttcaaagcagGAATTATGTTTAGAAAACGATATTACAAAACATATAGATAAATGGGTCACAAGTATATTCTCAATAGACAGCGAAAACGCGATCAAATTAATTTCCGCGATGAAAGACTACAAGCCTAAAGAATTCGAAACTGATATCGAGAACAACGTAAACCATTTCCATGATAAATTCTTCTTCCAGAACGTTAGTTTCCAACTTGAAGAGGAATCCGAATACGACTCAGATGGACCAGAATCGCCACAAATTCACaggaaatttcctgaaaatgaaATG AGCATATTCCTCCAAGACCTCTTGGTCAGAATATGGGGAACCATTGGCACAGTAAAAAACGAGGCATTTACCGATTTCAACACAACCCTCTATCTCGAAAACTACACATTCACAGCTGTTGCATCACGAATGAATGACAAGTTGGTAGTATACAACACCACATTTGGTGGATACTGCCACGAGCTAATGGACGACGAG GACGTATATTGGACCAATCAAAACCTAACAGACGAGGATAAAGAACAGCTAGCACGAGAACTGAAACCACTTTTGCCAGAGATGTTAAgcgaaaacatgaaaaataatccgGAAGTTGCCTTTCATCTCGACGACATTTTCGACACGTACGaaaaaccgagaaaaaaaataatctccgAGCATCCGAATTTCTTAACCAATCCTCAGCAATATTACTACCTCATACCGAAAATCCCATTTTATTGTTTCGTTCTGAGACGCGTCGTTATCCACGGGCTATCGAATTTCGAATCGTTTAAAAATCACGAAGATTATACGATTTTCACGCACACTTTACTCGTGAGAAATGTTCAAGGAAGGATGACTTTGTACTACAGGACCAAAGAAGAAACTCCTTTAGAGTTGAGTTTTCATATAGACTGCTTGTTTGTATCGAAAACAGATGATATCGAGTGTGCTCACGCTCAAGCGAAATATTACTCGATTACTCGGACAAAGACAAACGTCACGTTGAGTGCTCGTCAGTCGGAAGTGATTATGAATGGATTGGAATCTGCAATAGCTTCTTCGTTATTACCAACGATGGAAG ttGGAAAGATTTGTGATCTGGAAACGCCACTGGATAAAATTAAGATTTCAAACGGCTCCGACTGGAAAACAATAAAGCAATCGTACAAAGGATGGATCCCATTTAATGATGATTAA
- the LOC135837311 gene encoding uncharacterized protein LOC135837311, with translation MCSYGTMKILFFILLQLTGVYSTHKVSLENDITSHIDNWVTSIFTFGGKNGAEAVSKIYGSELNEFEYNIGNQENNSHAKYIFQNIRFRAPYGTEGAVVVQQINWKLSESKISTFFDQLRFLIDVEVKTGIGNYEKKISMYARFKNLTLTALGSYTKDDYLKITHDFTCNAVEYWTESDYLQGNLTYEDKKQIHREIKPILPTILRKSLNTSQKSIQKIDDLFQEYEKPRQEIISVHPDFMSNPLKYYYLIPKIPFFCFILKRIVIHGLSNFESYQAQTSFRLFTHTLLIRNIQGSMTLDYRSEKEKSLKLNFQIDCFILSKKDGSDCIYAQAKYYTITRRKTNTTLSGRQSGVIINRLESVLASRLLGLPSKKIEQICDVEMPVEKIEISNCSDWKTIKESYKEWIPFNDDKEIKK, from the exons ATGTGTTCATACGGTACAatgaagattttattttttatattgcTCCAACTGACAG GTGTTTATTCAACTCATAAAGTTAGTTTGGAAAACGACATCACGAGTCATATAGATAACTGGGTGACCAGTATATTTACGTTTGGTGGCAAAAATGGAGCCGAAGCAGTCTCCAAAATATATGGCAgtgaattgaatgaatttgaatacAATATTGGCAACCAAGAAAACAACTCGCACGCAAAATATATCTTCCAAAACATTCGTTTTCGCGCACCTTACGGTACTGAAGGTGCAGTGGTAGTACAACAAATCAACTGGAAATTATCTGAAAGTAAAATC AGCACATTCTTTGACCAACTTCGATTTCTTATTGACGTGGAAGTAAAGACCGGTATAGGcaactacgaaaaaaaaatttctatgtaCGCAAGGTTTAAAAACCTCACATTGACTGCTTTGGGATCGTACACAAAAGATGACTATTTGAAAATCACGCACGATTTTACCTGCAATGCCGTCGAATATTGGACCGAAAGTGACTATCTTCAAGGAAATCTAACCTATGAGGATAAAAAACAGATACATCGAGAAATAAAACCAATATTGCCTACCATTTTACGAAAAAGTCTAAATACCAGTCAAAAATCCATTCAGAAAATCGACGACCTTTTCCAAGAGTATGAGAAACCGAGACAAGAAATAATTTCAGTACATCCGGATTTCATGAGCAATCCGCTCAAGTATTACTACCTCATACCGAAGATtccttttttctgttttattttaaaacgtaTCGTTATCCATGGCTTGTCGAATTTTGAATCGTATCAAGCTCAAACGAGTTTTAGACTTTTTACACACACTTTACTCATAAGAAATATTCAAGGAAGTATGACTTTGGATTACCGATCTGAGaaagaaaaatctttaaaattgaatttccaaatcGATTGCTTTATCTTATCGAAAAAGGACGGAAGCGATTGCATTTATGCTCAAGCGAAATATTACACCATCACTCGAAGAAAAACAAACACCACGTTAAGCGGTCGCCAGTCAGGAGTGATTATAAATCGACTAGAATCAGTGTTGGCTTCAAGATTATTAGGTCTACCATCAAAGAAAA ttgaaCAAATCTGTGACGTAGAAATGCcggtggaaaaaattgaaatttcaaactgttcGGATTGGAAAACAATAAAAGAATCGTATAAAGAATGGATCCCATTTAATGACgacaaagaaatcaaaaaatga
- the LOC135837313 gene encoding uncharacterized protein LOC135837313 gives MHFYSTMSILFIILFQMKGIYSTQEVCSENDITIHLNEWVSAIFTKGHKRGTKIIYAIYDCRLKQFEYNISNQETDLNKKIFFQEITFGANPLIEYTNKKAQQIHWKFAENKIIVSFEELYFRVEIRARSRAENGDKFEDVATYPKFKNFTLTVVKSHTKEDQITYDFTHSGIDDWEDTFWHTVGNLTLEEKDQINRLIKPTLPTILRENLNTNTKLIYELDDLFQSYDNPRKKLSSTHTDFSNNPQKYYYLIAEIPFFNFVLKHVVIYGLWNFESYKVHATHGIFTHTMLVRNIEGTMTLDYGSEKEPPLELNFHINCFILSKQDDTECVYGQAKYYTVTRTRTNVLLSSLQSEVVINQLESALASALLSSKKVGKICDVEMPLEKLKISNTSDWKSIKEFYNGWIPFNDDEVIKK, from the exons atgcatttttacaGCACAATGagtattttatttatcatcCTATTCCAAATGAAAG GCATTTATTCGACGCAAGAGGTTTGTTCGGAAAACGACATCACAATACATTTAAACGAGTGGGTTTCTGCCATATTTACAAAAGGCCACAAAAGAGGAACCAAAATAATCTACGCGATATACGACTGTAGACTGAAACAATTCGAATACAATATCAGTAATCAAGAAACcgacttgaataaaaaaatattcttccaaGAGATTACTTTTGGAGCAAATCCACTCATCGAATATACCAACAAGAAAGCTCAACAAATTCACtggaaatttgctgaaaataaaatc ATCGTATCTTTCGAAGAACTCTACTTCCGAGTCGAAATTCGTGCAAGAAGCAGAGCAGAAAACGGCGATAAATTTGAAGACGTTGCTACATACCctaagttcaaaaatttcacactaACTGTTGTGAAATCACACACAAAAGAAGATCAAATCACGTACGATTTCACCCACAGTGGCATCGACGATTGGGAAGACACCTTCTGGCACACCGTAGGAAATCTTACTCTAGAAGAAAAAGACCAAATAAACCGATTAATAAAACCAACATTACCGACgattttacgagaaaatttgaataccaatacaaaattaatttacGAACTCGACGATCTTTTCCAATCGTACGACAatcccagaaaaaaattaagttcaaCACATACGGATTTTTCGAACAATCCGCAAAAGTATTACTACCTTATAGCTGAAatcccttttttcaatttcgttctGAAACATGTCGTTATTTATGGGCTATGGAATTTTGAATCGTATAAAGTCCACGCGACCCATGGAATTTTCACACACACAATGCTCGTGAGAAATATTGAAGGAACGATGACTTTGGATTACGGATCTGAAAAGGAACCTCCtctagaattgaatttccataTAAATTGCTTCATATTATCCAAACAAGATGACACTGAGTGTGTTTATGGTCAGGCAAAATATTACACCGTTACTCGAACAAGAACAAACGTCTTGTTGAGTAGTCTTCAGTCAGAGGTGGTTATCAATCAACTGGAATCGGCCCTCGCTTCTGCATTATTATCATCGAAAAAAG ttggaaAAATCTGTGATGTAGAAATGCCactggaaaaactgaaaatctcaaatacttcaGATTGGAAATCGATAAAAGAATTTTACAACGGATGGATCCCATTTAATGACGACGaagtcatcaaaaaataa
- the LOC135837312 gene encoding uncharacterized protein LOC135837312 yields MQNVFLHITKVLFFILLQLKGIYSTQEVHLENDITTHLNEWVSKIFAIGGQNGIEIISKIYEHELNEFQCCNISNQEADINTKRIFQNIVFYAPKGHEYDGKKAQRINWTFSENKISLFFEGLNLHTKMLIRSGSGNVEKSLNVSVFAAFKNFTLTAVKSYTKDNDSNITYDINCTKVDYWGKNFWYLGGNSTAEGEKQLDLEIKPILPIILQESLKYNQKFTQKLDDVFQVHEKPRREIISAQPDFLNNSQKYYYLVPEIPFFCFVLKRIVIHGLWNFESYKVHGISGIFTHTLVVRNIRGSMTLDYRSEKEPDLELNFQMNCFVVSKKDDTGCVYGRAKYYTITRTNTNVPLDSVQSEVVMNELESAVASALLSSKRVGKTFDVEMPLEKIEISNSSDWKTIKESYKGWIPFNDDEIIKK; encoded by the exons atgcaaaatgtatttttacacATAaccaaagttttattttttattctactCCAACTGAAAG GTATTTATTCAACGCAAGAAGTTCATTTAGAAAACGATATCACAACACATTTGAACGAGTGGGTTTCCAAGATATTCGCAATAGGTGGCCAAAATGGAATCGAAATAATCTCCAAAATATACGAACACGAATTAAATGAATTTCAATGCTGCAACATCAGCAACCAAGAAGCTGATATCAATACAAAACGCATCTTccaaaacattgttttttacgCACCCAAAGGCCACGAATATGACGGGAAGAAAGCCCAACGCATCAACTggacattttctgaaaataaaatc AGCCTATTCTTCGAAGGACTCAACCTCCATACCAAGATGCTGATACGAAGTGGTTCAGGCAACGTCGAGAAATCTTTGAATGTTTCTGTATTcgctgcttttaaaaatttcacattaacTGCTGTGAAATCATATACAAAAGATAATGATTCGAACATCACCTACGACATCAATTGTACAAAGGTCGACTACTGGGGCAAAAATTTCTGGTATTTGGGTGGAAATTCAACCGCTGAGGGTGAAAAACAGCTAGATCTAGAAATAAAACCAATACTACCGATTATTTTACAAGAAAGTCTAAAatacaatcaaaaatttactcagaAACTCGACGATGTTTTCCAAGTACACGAGAAGCCAAGACGAGAAATAATTTCAGCCCAGCCGGATTTCTTAAACAATTCGCAAAAGTATTACTACCTCGTACCTGAAATTCCTTTTTTCTGCTTCGTTCTAAAACGTATCGTTATCCATGGTTTATGGAATTTTGAATCGTATAAAGTTCACGGgatatctggaattttcacacATACTTTGGTAGTGAGAAATATTCGAGGAAGTATGACGTTGGATTACAGATCTGAAAAGGAACCCGActtagaattgaatttccaaatgAATTGCTTCGTCGTGTCAAAAAAAGATGACACAGGTTGCGTTTATGGTCGTGCAAAATATTACACCATTACTCGAACAAACACAAACGTTCCGTTGGACAGTGTTCAGTCAGAAGTGGTTATGAATGAACTGGAATCAGCTGTTGCTTCTGCATTATTATCATCTAAAAGAG tTGGAAAAACCTTCGATGTAGAAATGccgctggaaaaaattgaaatctcaaaCTCTTCAGATTGGAAAACAATAAAAGAATCTTATAAAGGATGGATCCCATTTAATGACGACGagataatcaaaaaataa